From Oceanipulchritudo coccoides, the proteins below share one genomic window:
- a CDS encoding glycoside hydrolase family 16 protein — translation MKSLCLLFSLVPSVGAQINTGLAWDPSAPGWNIHWNSTPGLYYAVEKTHDLQAWTLLESGILAESASLERSLPEESSFPVFYRVLEDAFVDPATPADAQPVLNVPTGDDWVLEFSDEFNFLDPSKWNVTVSTKTRSPRWDKGIQRWFWKEENVSVENGELVFKVTKPNSTTMYCGSVDSRGIYEPLYGFMEARIQIAPVVNAIHTAFWTQGQNMNNVDNSGADGAEVDIVETPWADERGQTVIHWDGYGANKKSKTNRWSAPGLHTGYHTFSMHWTESFIDIFYDGVFKWRYEGVGIPQVREWLWLSVGASFGDGDFQNGTYPSYAYVDYVRVWRSETAGTSQ, via the coding sequence TTGAAAAGCCTTTGTCTGCTTTTTTCACTTGTTCCCAGCGTTGGTGCGCAGATAAACACCGGCCTGGCCTGGGACCCTTCGGCTCCCGGTTGGAATATCCACTGGAATAGTACGCCCGGTCTTTATTACGCTGTTGAAAAGACGCATGATCTTCAGGCGTGGACGCTTCTGGAAAGCGGAATCCTGGCGGAAAGTGCTTCTCTTGAAAGGTCACTTCCTGAGGAATCCTCCTTTCCTGTCTTTTACCGGGTCCTTGAGGATGCCTTTGTCGATCCGGCCACACCGGCCGATGCCCAGCCAGTCCTGAATGTTCCGACGGGCGATGATTGGGTTCTCGAGTTCAGTGATGAATTCAACTTCCTGGATCCCTCCAAGTGGAATGTGACGGTCAGTACGAAAACGCGCAGCCCCCGATGGGACAAAGGGATCCAAAGGTGGTTCTGGAAGGAGGAGAACGTCTCCGTTGAGAACGGCGAGCTCGTCTTCAAGGTGACCAAGCCAAATAGCACAACCATGTATTGCGGATCCGTCGATTCGCGGGGAATTTATGAGCCGCTGTATGGATTCATGGAGGCGCGTATCCAGATCGCGCCCGTGGTCAACGCCATCCATACCGCGTTTTGGACGCAGGGCCAAAATATGAATAATGTGGATAACAGCGGGGCTGACGGGGCAGAAGTCGACATTGTGGAAACGCCCTGGGCGGATGAACGCGGGCAGACGGTCATTCACTGGGACGGCTATGGAGCGAACAAGAAATCAAAGACCAACCGCTGGTCAGCGCCCGGGCTCCATACTGGATATCACACTTTTTCGATGCATTGGACGGAGTCGTTCATCGATATTTTTTACGATGGCGTATTCAAGTGGCGTTATGAAGGGGTGGGGATCCCTCAGGTCCGTGAATGGCTTTGGCTATCCGTGGGAGCCAGTTTCGGGGATGGGGATTTCCAGAATGGCACTTACCCGTCCTATGCCTATGTCGATTATGTGCGGGTCTGGCGGAGTGAAACGGCCGGAACCAGCCAATAA
- a CDS encoding energy transducer TonB, producing the protein MKLIRTISLFLLTLALLNPSSAFAGETSMTEKLNEMVGRKLYVDPADIPGKIHTWKDVKKWYPARGKDPLRMSYPESLKGTGISEMVTVRLIITPEGNAINPKIEDLQNKELAIPAILHVAGLRFQVPKINGEPVYLSQKIKLKCSEDPDFGKK; encoded by the coding sequence ATGAAACTTATACGAACGATATCCCTCTTTTTGCTGACTTTGGCTTTGCTCAACCCATCCTCTGCCTTCGCGGGTGAAACTTCGATGACAGAGAAGTTGAATGAGATGGTTGGGCGCAAGCTCTACGTAGACCCTGCTGATATTCCAGGCAAGATACACACGTGGAAGGACGTGAAAAAGTGGTATCCTGCCCGTGGGAAGGATCCCCTGAGAATGTCTTACCCGGAGAGCTTGAAAGGAACCGGGATCAGCGAGATGGTAACTGTCAGGCTGATTATTACCCCTGAAGGGAATGCGATTAATCCGAAGATTGAAGACCTCCAAAACAAGGAATTGGCAATCCCAGCGATTCTGCACGTTGCCGGTCTCCGTTTCCAGGTTCCGAAAATCAACGGGGAACCCGTTTACTTGAGCCAGAAGATCAAGCTGAAGTGTTCAGAAGATCCTGACTTTGGAAAAAAGTAG
- a CDS encoding sulfatase-like hydrolase/transferase has protein sequence MSQLKLLLSVGLGLAALALHAEKPNVIVIMADDLGYADVGFNGCKDIPTPNIDTLAQEGANFTNAYVTYPVCGPSRAGFITGRYQQRFGFERNPQYKSGDPNMGLPRSEETIATILGKAGYTSGIIGKWHLGAHETLHPLERGFDYFYGHLGGGHNYFQELLPIREDAKDEGESYKTWILRNHEPVKIDKYLTDVFSDEAVTFIERHKDDPFFLFLSYNAPHTPMQAPEEEIARFVEIKDPKRRTYAAMVSIVDRGVGQVMDKLKELDLDKETLVFFLSDNGGPIYANGSNNKPLRGAKSDVWEGGWRVPFVLRWTGEVEPGSEFDEPVSSMDILGTMAGLTGVPIAEERPLDGVNLIPFLKGEQSGSPHEVIYLRKFDQKRYAVRKGDFKLVIPDPEIPTRLFNLSKDIGEKKNIADWNARKLEELDQLRLQWDAELMEPQFLGLIHSEWWKKQMEKKKN, from the coding sequence ATGTCACAATTGAAACTGCTTCTATCCGTTGGGCTGGGCCTTGCGGCGCTGGCACTCCATGCAGAAAAGCCTAATGTCATCGTCATCATGGCGGATGATCTCGGGTATGCGGATGTCGGATTCAACGGATGCAAGGACATCCCGACTCCGAACATCGACACACTTGCGCAGGAAGGGGCTAATTTCACCAACGCCTACGTGACCTATCCCGTTTGCGGTCCAAGCCGGGCGGGTTTTATAACTGGGCGCTACCAGCAGCGATTCGGCTTTGAGCGCAACCCGCAGTACAAGTCGGGAGATCCGAACATGGGCCTTCCGCGCAGCGAGGAGACTATTGCGACAATCCTCGGCAAAGCAGGTTATACGTCGGGCATTATCGGCAAGTGGCATTTGGGTGCGCATGAGACGCTGCATCCGCTTGAGCGCGGCTTTGATTACTTTTATGGGCACTTGGGTGGTGGTCATAATTATTTTCAGGAATTGCTGCCCATTCGCGAGGATGCGAAGGACGAAGGGGAAAGCTACAAGACCTGGATTTTGCGCAACCACGAACCGGTCAAGATCGATAAGTACCTCACCGATGTGTTTTCCGACGAGGCGGTTACTTTCATTGAACGGCACAAGGATGATCCATTTTTCCTCTTCCTTTCGTATAATGCGCCCCATACACCCATGCAGGCCCCGGAGGAGGAAATTGCCCGCTTTGTGGAGATCAAGGATCCAAAACGCCGGACTTATGCAGCGATGGTCAGCATCGTCGACAGGGGCGTTGGACAAGTCATGGACAAGCTGAAGGAGCTGGATCTGGACAAGGAAACACTTGTCTTCTTCCTTTCTGACAATGGCGGCCCGATTTACGCCAACGGATCCAATAACAAGCCTTTACGCGGAGCCAAGAGCGACGTCTGGGAAGGCGGATGGCGGGTACCGTTTGTCCTGCGCTGGACCGGTGAAGTTGAGCCGGGCTCAGAGTTTGATGAGCCAGTCTCCTCGATGGATATCCTTGGCACGATGGCTGGCCTGACCGGTGTTCCCATAGCTGAGGAACGCCCGCTTGACGGGGTTAACCTCATCCCATTCCTGAAGGGTGAGCAGTCTGGCAGTCCGCACGAGGTTATTTACCTGAGGAAGTTTGACCAGAAGCGCTATGCGGTGCGCAAAGGTGATTTCAAACTGGTGATTCCCGATCCGGAAATTCCGACCCGCTTGTTTAACCTGAGCAAGGACATTGGTGAAAAGAAGAACATTGCCGACTGGAACGCCAGGAAACTTGAGGAGCTTGATCAGTTGCGCCTGCAATGGGATGCCGAATTGATGGAGCCCCAATTCCTTGGACTTATCCACAGTGAATGGTGGAAGAAGCAGATGGAAAAGAAGAAGAACTGA
- a CDS encoding beta-galactosidase, which produces MKYKILVTLLILGQFLTVRGNEKMETITSPNDGVFPYKVGTVSGTSLEASNFGHAGMGTGNFRVKLLPASGDLWNMESVRTLGVEFKNTGPSELVLDLMLCNRNATAWSNSFVGRTIVQPGETIPLAVGLPRKGDRTVTHPDYSRMSGRPDGTFRHWHHIQPDRVSHLEIQGSAVGEHAFELGALYPLQKLMPERMGKFPFIDEFGQYIFNDWPGKVHSIEDLQAGIQLETDLISELGTPPEWGRYGGWKAGPQLDGTGHFRVTQHKGRWWFVDPDGYLFWSFGVTCVGFEYAGQVSTERNPAVFRNLPVADDPEFGQFHTKIDVEDNYVLREDAPHYDFTRANLYLKYGDEWREKALEQELERLHYVGLNTVGAWSDNEVVLNTDIPYTVMLHYEYEFAAKKLPDPFNPETREGVRKALEAYPVPFQDDPRCLGAFVNNELHWKNDARRLVAAVFSYGKKSTSAKEVFKNWLQDRYDSVDSFNTAWGMNLTNWSDLLDGVPEDSFKKADEADCSALATLLADAFYRMVDEELERFAPGVLFLGSRCNSGGKEVVDAIARHADVISANIYQFTASPLNYGGRDKPVLISEFHFGNLSGNNLGSGLRSAQDRTQQARLLKSYLGEAVNHPEIIGVHWFQWRDQNIGGRYDGENYDVGFFDVTDLPKADLIRAAAGFAREMYDKAD; this is translated from the coding sequence ATGAAATACAAAATCCTCGTGACTCTTCTCATCCTCGGTCAATTCCTGACAGTGCGAGGTAATGAAAAAATGGAGACAATCACATCACCGAACGACGGTGTGTTCCCATACAAAGTCGGGACTGTCTCCGGAACTTCGCTTGAAGCCAGCAACTTTGGTCACGCTGGAATGGGCACTGGAAATTTCCGTGTCAAGCTCCTGCCGGCGTCCGGAGACCTGTGGAACATGGAAAGCGTCAGGACGCTTGGAGTCGAGTTCAAGAACACCGGACCGTCCGAGCTGGTACTCGACCTGATGTTGTGCAACCGGAATGCCACGGCTTGGTCCAATTCCTTTGTCGGACGGACAATTGTCCAACCGGGTGAGACAATCCCGCTCGCTGTCGGTTTGCCCAGGAAGGGGGACCGGACTGTCACGCATCCGGATTACAGCCGTATGTCCGGTCGTCCGGATGGAACGTTCCGCCACTGGCATCATATCCAGCCCGACCGAGTCAGCCACCTCGAAATCCAGGGATCTGCCGTGGGCGAACACGCCTTTGAGTTGGGAGCACTCTACCCGCTGCAAAAGCTCATGCCGGAGCGGATGGGAAAATTTCCCTTCATCGATGAATTCGGACAGTACATTTTCAATGACTGGCCCGGGAAAGTTCATTCGATCGAGGATCTGCAGGCCGGTATTCAATTGGAAACAGACTTGATCAGCGAACTTGGCACTCCCCCTGAGTGGGGACGCTACGGTGGCTGGAAAGCAGGACCCCAGCTTGATGGAACGGGTCATTTCCGTGTCACGCAACACAAGGGACGCTGGTGGTTTGTCGATCCGGATGGCTACTTGTTCTGGTCATTCGGGGTGACCTGTGTCGGGTTTGAGTATGCAGGGCAGGTTTCCACCGAACGCAATCCAGCGGTCTTCAGGAATCTGCCGGTGGCGGATGATCCGGAGTTTGGCCAGTTCCACACCAAGATCGATGTTGAGGACAATTATGTCCTGCGCGAGGACGCCCCACACTACGATTTTACCCGGGCAAACTTGTACCTGAAATATGGTGATGAGTGGAGGGAAAAGGCCCTTGAGCAGGAACTGGAGCGTTTGCATTATGTTGGTCTCAATACTGTGGGGGCCTGGTCGGATAATGAAGTCGTTCTCAATACCGACATCCCGTACACGGTGATGCTTCATTACGAATACGAGTTTGCGGCAAAGAAGCTGCCGGACCCGTTCAACCCAGAGACCCGCGAGGGGGTCCGGAAAGCTTTGGAAGCATACCCGGTGCCCTTTCAGGATGATCCCCGCTGTCTGGGCGCATTCGTGAATAATGAGCTCCACTGGAAAAATGATGCCCGCCGCCTTGTGGCCGCCGTTTTTAGTTATGGAAAGAAGTCCACCTCGGCCAAGGAGGTCTTCAAGAATTGGCTGCAGGACCGGTATGATTCCGTGGATAGCTTCAATACAGCCTGGGGAATGAATCTCACGAACTGGTCGGATTTGTTGGACGGTGTGCCAGAGGATTCTTTTAAGAAGGCTGATGAGGCGGATTGCTCGGCACTCGCAACACTCTTGGCCGACGCTTTCTACCGAATGGTGGATGAGGAACTGGAGCGTTTCGCCCCGGGAGTGCTGTTTCTTGGCTCACGCTGCAATTCCGGCGGGAAGGAAGTCGTCGACGCGATTGCCCGCCATGCCGATGTCATCAGCGCGAACATCTACCAGTTCACGGCCTCGCCATTAAACTATGGTGGTCGTGACAAGCCTGTGCTGATCAGCGAATTCCACTTCGGGAACCTTTCCGGCAACAACCTCGGAAGCGGCTTAAGAAGCGCGCAGGATCGGACGCAACAGGCACGCCTCTTGAAATCCTATCTTGGGGAGGCCGTGAATCATCCGGAAATAATCGGTGTCCACTGGTTCCAATGGCGCGACCAGAATATCGGCGGGCGGTACGATGGTGAAAATTATGATGTAGGCTTTTTTGATGTGACAGATTTGCCCAAAGCAGATTTGATCCGGGCAGCTGCCGGGTTTGCTCGTGAAATGTACGACAAGGCGGATTAA
- a CDS encoding MFS transporter translates to MDAESENKGTTETSTPRHDRLPLAEKLGVGTGGLTVSLGNQSVRTTGMGVLNMILGINAKWVGLVLAIPLLWDAITDPIMGHISDNFRSKYGRRRPFIFGGAILMGLTFASIWMIPLGWSDGGKLAWFLITSLCFYTSYTIFSVPFIGLTYEMTPDYDERTAVQGYVTFWNRLGEMSYMGLIPLSLVFIAWKYGYETTTDLTIAEKMEGIRISAAVYGGIGMTLFGMVPALIGKERNYQLNLKEAKGPRPRFWQTAKSALQNKACRLLCILSVCTIVAGVFASNMDWYLLIYYLSDGDIALGTQWKLIVTIGYATTGIIGIPLIVWLTGKMSKIQGLRFIYGMMMLNAVLRWIVYRPGRFDDPLQWTGLAEIMGSLGAVFQSLIWLDPMTGGLFWIGVGVLMQSMIADVCDDDELKNGSRREAIFGAIFGWATKASFAVSFVMVGFFLSFIGFDPSLPAQTESTYFNMRVAMCLGAATPALLCFVLLALYPLTKEKSEENRRRLISLRGEV, encoded by the coding sequence ATGGACGCAGAGAGCGAGAACAAGGGGACAACGGAGACATCAACACCACGGCATGACCGCCTTCCGCTCGCTGAGAAGCTGGGCGTCGGTACAGGCGGCCTGACAGTTTCGCTTGGCAACCAGAGCGTGCGAACCACGGGCATGGGCGTTTTGAACATGATCCTTGGGATCAATGCCAAATGGGTCGGTCTGGTGCTCGCAATTCCACTTTTATGGGATGCCATCACGGACCCCATCATGGGGCACATTTCCGACAATTTTCGTTCCAAGTACGGCCGCCGCCGGCCCTTCATCTTTGGCGGGGCGATCTTGATGGGGCTGACCTTCGCCAGCATTTGGATGATCCCGCTCGGATGGAGCGATGGCGGAAAGCTGGCATGGTTTCTCATCACCAGTCTCTGCTTTTATACGTCCTACACAATCTTCTCGGTTCCGTTCATCGGACTGACTTATGAGATGACGCCGGATTATGACGAGCGCACGGCTGTGCAGGGCTATGTCACTTTCTGGAACAGGCTGGGTGAGATGTCCTACATGGGGCTTATCCCGCTTTCCCTTGTCTTTATTGCATGGAAATATGGATACGAAACAACCACTGACTTGACGATTGCCGAGAAGATGGAAGGGATCCGTATTTCTGCCGCGGTGTACGGCGGCATTGGCATGACGCTCTTCGGAATGGTGCCCGCCCTGATCGGCAAGGAGCGCAATTATCAATTAAATCTCAAGGAGGCGAAGGGCCCCCGCCCGCGCTTCTGGCAGACGGCTAAGTCCGCCCTTCAGAACAAGGCTTGCCGCCTGCTTTGCATCCTCTCCGTTTGTACCATCGTCGCGGGTGTCTTCGCCAGCAACATGGATTGGTATCTGCTCATTTATTACCTGTCTGACGGTGACATCGCCCTCGGGACGCAATGGAAACTGATTGTGACCATCGGGTATGCCACCACAGGCATCATTGGGATACCGCTTATTGTCTGGCTGACAGGCAAGATGAGCAAGATCCAGGGGCTTCGGTTCATTTATGGGATGATGATGCTCAACGCAGTGTTGCGTTGGATTGTCTACCGGCCTGGACGCTTTGATGATCCTCTCCAGTGGACAGGTTTAGCTGAAATCATGGGCTCCCTCGGAGCGGTCTTCCAGTCGCTGATCTGGCTCGACCCGATGACCGGGGGCCTGTTCTGGATTGGGGTCGGCGTCCTCATGCAGTCAATGATTGCTGATGTGTGCGATGATGATGAACTGAAAAACGGCAGCCGCCGTGAGGCCATCTTCGGGGCCATCTTCGGTTGGGCCACGAAAGCTTCCTTTGCGGTGAGCTTTGTCATGGTTGGTTTCTTCCTGAGTTTTATTGGATTTGATCCGAGCCTCCCTGCCCAAACCGAAAGCACCTATTTCAACATGCGGGTTGCCATGTGCCTTGGAGCAGCAACTCCGGCACTTCTCTGCTTTGTCCTTCTCGCGCTTTATCCCCTGACCAAGGAGAAGTCCGAGGAAAACCGAAGACGCCTCATTTCCCTGCGGGGAGAGGTGTGA
- a CDS encoding Ig-like domain-containing protein, whose amino-acid sequence MSALLRNLFACVAIGGLASTGLWAQLTVDDFEDNLKDPALWGTDEGSGSAQLTETNGRLEFTNSDFIGEVEVSRPSQLALPVDSGWIVTVEVANFVVTAFNPQIASLGIAVFPAGDQVREVWIELYSSWTAGGDAVWGYNTQLVKASDPDGYYGADSGNQIPVSEGQLRLIYDSATRIITAEFWPNGEPGWIELATFGVSGSGGNEGNSNWGLGAADTFDLTLWGYADAKSVSAGSIYFESFSVEGTGSGGPELVANNDTATIQKNTEAYEIHAKVNDRSLASALESVTITGVSDSNVGSAVSTNGQVVLYTPPAEFLGTDNLTYTIEDGAGNTDSAEIEVRVVDVAYPGSDSDSGLISAMELAALRYPEWAPYLALYERHIAEILSLTLASDSFSSAKGIVEKSGGFPVQTRSGNSSTQAQLETVFQLLAEPAVAILTGETEDVLVSQELVDEIINLRVYLQDVGSDSLKADLQDLVDGAEDRNAIIGRTVAEQAVVAPGSSLLEAVDPTLLPGAFFAVSSQNVTGLILNLWRYNLETSDGWVQLPTTVRDPNGEKVVLRDPDPVSDPVLYHVRGERDSSGALSR is encoded by the coding sequence ATGAGCGCTCTACTCCGTAATCTTTTCGCGTGTGTTGCAATTGGCGGATTGGCAAGCACCGGGCTCTGGGCCCAACTGACCGTCGATGATTTTGAGGATAACCTGAAGGACCCGGCCCTGTGGGGAACTGACGAAGGGAGCGGATCCGCCCAATTGACCGAAACCAATGGACGGCTGGAATTCACTAATTCTGATTTCATTGGAGAGGTTGAGGTCAGCCGACCCTCCCAATTGGCTCTGCCCGTGGACAGTGGCTGGATTGTCACGGTGGAGGTGGCGAATTTTGTCGTGACCGCCTTCAATCCGCAAATAGCCTCGCTGGGGATTGCTGTATTCCCCGCCGGTGATCAGGTCCGGGAAGTCTGGATCGAGCTCTACTCCAGCTGGACTGCAGGCGGGGATGCGGTCTGGGGATACAACACCCAACTGGTCAAAGCCAGTGATCCGGATGGCTACTACGGGGCGGATAGCGGAAACCAGATTCCGGTAAGTGAGGGCCAGCTGCGTCTGATCTACGATTCTGCGACGCGAATCATCACGGCCGAATTCTGGCCCAATGGCGAGCCGGGCTGGATCGAACTGGCGACATTCGGTGTCAGTGGCAGCGGAGGCAATGAGGGCAACAGCAACTGGGGCCTGGGAGCCGCAGATACCTTCGACCTCACCCTTTGGGGGTATGCCGATGCCAAATCCGTGTCTGCTGGGAGCATCTATTTTGAAAGCTTCTCCGTTGAAGGGACTGGCTCAGGAGGACCCGAACTGGTGGCAAACAACGACACCGCGACGATCCAGAAGAACACCGAGGCTTATGAAATTCACGCTAAGGTAAATGACCGGAGCCTCGCCTCTGCACTGGAGTCGGTAACGATCACGGGGGTAAGTGACTCAAACGTTGGATCAGCCGTTTCCACCAATGGACAAGTTGTTCTCTACACCCCTCCGGCTGAATTTCTCGGAACCGACAACCTGACATACACTATCGAGGACGGCGCAGGAAATACAGATTCGGCGGAAATTGAAGTGCGTGTGGTGGACGTTGCCTACCCGGGTTCGGATTCAGATTCGGGCCTGATCTCCGCTATGGAGCTGGCAGCGCTTCGGTATCCGGAATGGGCACCTTACCTCGCTCTCTACGAAAGGCACATCGCCGAAATCCTTTCCCTCACTTTGGCTTCGGACAGCTTCTCGAGCGCGAAAGGCATTGTGGAAAAATCGGGCGGTTTCCCGGTTCAAACTCGTAGTGGAAATTCAAGTACACAGGCGCAACTTGAGACAGTGTTCCAGCTGCTGGCCGAACCTGCTGTGGCTATCTTGACCGGGGAGACGGAAGACGTCCTGGTTTCACAGGAACTTGTGGATGAAATCATCAACCTGCGGGTCTACCTTCAGGACGTCGGCAGTGACAGCCTCAAGGCGGACTTACAGGACCTCGTGGATGGCGCGGAGGACCGGAATGCCATAATTGGTCGCACCGTTGCCGAACAGGCCGTCGTTGCACCCGGTTCCAGCCTTCTCGAAGCAGTTGATCCCACCCTGCTCCCTGGCGCCTTTTTCGCGGTCTCCAGCCAGAATGTCACAGGGCTTATTCTCAACCTCTGGCGCTATAATCTTGAAACTTCGGATGGCTGGGTCCAGCTGCCCACCACGGTTCGCGATCCAAACGGTGAGAAGGTGGTTCTCAGGGACCCGGATCCGGTTAGTGATCCGGTCCTTTACCACGTGCGCGGAGAGCGGGATTCGTCAGGTGCATTGTCGAGGTGA
- a CDS encoding purple acid phosphatase family protein yields MKSFITLLPFLPVVCLFGHSPSPVEVNQPYPGVLAYAPTPIPDRIVLTWTGDPATTQAVTWRSAPMERKAVAQIQEATPGPLPDVKDRIPATTRSLEAETGKSDYHTVEFAGLSADTLYAYRVGDGINWSEWHHFKTASSEAKPFSFIYVGDAQNNIRKHWSRLIREAIREAPRAAFTLHAGDLVNNANNDIQWGEWFAAPGWVNASIPVVATPGNHEYNAETRIDEAGNKVRLLSRHWQPQFAFPENGPEGLEESSYYFDYQGARFVILNSNEQLEKQAEWLREVLSVDPQKWTLLAFHHPVFYPSKNRLKNEGQRANRRQILWKPILDEFNVDLVLTGHDHTYARSGIENVPVGYPATQDVENGTVYVVSVSGPKMYKVGEADWMVRSIQDTQLYQVIRIEGDTLIYEARSADNQLFDSFKLHKRDGAPNLLEERLPSTGR; encoded by the coding sequence ATGAAGAGTTTCATTACCCTGCTCCCATTTTTGCCGGTTGTTTGTTTGTTTGGGCATTCACCCTCACCGGTTGAAGTTAACCAGCCCTATCCCGGCGTTCTGGCTTATGCGCCGACCCCTATACCGGACCGGATCGTACTGACGTGGACGGGAGACCCTGCGACCACTCAGGCCGTGACCTGGCGGAGCGCGCCAATGGAACGCAAGGCTGTTGCACAAATCCAGGAAGCGACACCAGGTCCTCTGCCTGATGTGAAGGACAGGATCCCTGCGACGACCCGGAGCCTTGAGGCGGAGACGGGAAAATCGGACTATCACACCGTTGAGTTTGCCGGACTGAGCGCGGACACCCTGTATGCTTACCGTGTCGGCGACGGGATCAACTGGAGCGAGTGGCATCACTTCAAGACCGCCAGCTCCGAAGCGAAGCCTTTTTCATTCATATACGTCGGGGATGCGCAGAACAATATCCGGAAACATTGGTCCCGCCTGATCCGTGAGGCCATTCGCGAAGCACCGCGGGCGGCCTTCACGCTGCATGCGGGTGATCTGGTCAACAACGCCAACAACGATATCCAGTGGGGGGAATGGTTTGCCGCCCCGGGATGGGTCAACGCATCCATTCCTGTTGTGGCGACGCCGGGAAATCACGAGTACAACGCAGAGACCCGGATTGATGAAGCCGGAAATAAAGTCCGCCTGTTGAGCCGCCATTGGCAACCGCAGTTTGCCTTCCCCGAAAACGGTCCAGAGGGACTTGAAGAATCCTCCTACTATTTTGATTATCAAGGTGCCCGTTTCGTCATCTTGAACTCGAATGAACAGCTTGAGAAACAAGCGGAATGGTTGCGGGAGGTACTTTCCGTAGATCCGCAGAAGTGGACCCTGCTCGCCTTTCATCATCCCGTGTTTTATCCTTCAAAAAACCGACTCAAGAACGAGGGCCAAAGGGCCAACCGCCGCCAGATTTTATGGAAGCCGATCCTGGATGAATTCAATGTGGATCTGGTCCTTACCGGGCATGATCACACCTATGCCCGTAGCGGTATTGAGAATGTCCCCGTTGGGTATCCCGCAACTCAGGATGTGGAAAATGGAACGGTCTATGTCGTCTCGGTCAGCGGCCCAAAGATGTACAAGGTTGGAGAGGCCGACTGGATGGTGCGCTCCATCCAGGATACCCAGCTTTACCAGGTCATCCGGATTGAAGGGGATACCCTGATTTACGAAGCCCGCTCAGCAGACAATCAATTGTTCGACAGCTTCAAGCTGCACAAGCGCGACGGTGCCCCTAATCTCCTTGAGGAGCGGCTTCCTTCGACGGGCAGGTAG